The Onychomys torridus chromosome 4, mOncTor1.1, whole genome shotgun sequence genome includes a window with the following:
- the Rin2 gene encoding ras and Rab interactor 2 isoform X1 encodes MSAWTMGARSLDKRGSFFKLIDTIASEIGELKREMVQTDISLGNGLEPSETHSMVRHKDDGYSEDKDGKMCPRDSGYDSLSNRLSILDRLLHTHPIWLQLSLSEEEAEEVLQNQPPGIFLVRKSSKMQKKVLSLRLPCEFGAPLKEFAIKESTYTFSLEGSGISFADLFRLIAFYCISRDVLPFTLKLPYAISTAKTESQLEELAQLGLNFWSSSADNKPPNSPPPHRPLSSAGICPASLRQLCLINGVHSIKTRTPSELECSQTNGALCFINPLFLKVHSQDLSTGPKRPSTRTPNANGTERPRSPPPRPPPPAINSLHTSPGLSRTEPQTSMPETVNHSKHGNVALLGTKPTPIPPPRLKKQASFLEAEGSTKTLTGCRPSRSPEPEPEPELGTAGHAGGAPPRDAPGDCTRAPPPGSESQPPPCHGGRQRLSDMSLSTSSSDSLEFDRSMPLYGYEADTTSSLEDYEGESDQETMAPPIKSKKKRNSSFVLPKLVKSQLRKMSGVFSSFMTPEKRMVRRIAELSRDKCTYFGCLVQDYVSFLKENKECHVSSTDMLQTIRQFMTQVKNYLSQSSELDPPIESLIPEDQIDVVLEKAMHKCILKPLKGHVEAMLKDFHTADGSWKQLKENLQLVRQRNPQELGVFAPTPDLVDLEKIKVKFMTMQKMYSPEKKVMLLLRVCKLIYTVMENNSGRMYGADDFLPVLTYVIAQCDMLELDTEIEYMMELLDPSLLHGEGGYYLTSAYGALSLIKNFQEEQAARLLSSEARDTLRQWHKRRTTNRTIPSVDDFQNYLRVAFQEVNSGCTGKTLLVRPYITTEDVCQLCAEKFKVEDPEEYSLFLFVDETWQQLAEDTYPQKIKAELHSRPQPHIFHFVYRRIKNDPYGVIFQNGEDLTPS; translated from the exons CATGGTGAGACACAAGGATGATGGCTATTCTGAAGACAAGGATGGGAAGATGTGTCCCCGAGACTCTGGCTATGACAGCCTCTCCAATAGGCTCAGCATTCTGGACCGGCTTCTCCACACCCATCCCATATGGCTGCAGCTGAGTCTGagtgaggaggaggcagaagaggttCTGCAGAACCAGCCTCCAGGG ATCTTTTTGGTTCGTAAATCCTCCAAAATGCAGAAGAAAGTCCTCTCCCTTCGCCTGCCCTGTGAATTTGGAGCACCGCTCAAGGAGTTTGCTATAAAGGAAAGCACATACA cctTTTCCCTGGAAGGCTCAGGAATCAGCTTTGCAGATTTATTCCGGCTCATTGCTTTCTACTGCATCAGCAG GGATGTTCTACCATTCACCTTGAAGTTGCCTTATGCTATTTCAACAGCCAAGACGGAGTCTCAGCTTGAAGAACTAGCCCAGCTGGGACTAA ATTTTTGGAGCTCCTCAGCTGACAACAAACCCCCAAACTCCCCACCTCCCCATAGGCCTCTCTCCTCAGCCGGCATCTGTCCTGCCTCCTTGCGTCAGCTCTGCCTTATAAATGGAGTGCATTCTATAAAAACCAGGACGCCTTCGGAGCTGGAGTGCAGCCAGACCAACGGAGCCTTGTGTTTTATTAATCCCCTTTTCTTGAAAGTGCACAGCCAGGACCTTAGCACAGGCCCAAAGCGGCCGAGCACAAGGACTCCCAACGCGAATGGCACGGAGAGGCCTCGGTCCCCCCCACCCAGGCCCCCGCCACCCGCTATTAATAGTCTGCACACAAGCCCTGGGCTATCCAGGACTGAACCCCAGACAAGCATGCCAGAAACAGTCAACCATAGCAAACATGGGAACGTAGCTCTGCTTGGAACAAAACCAACTCCCATCCCTCCACCCCGGTTGAAGAAGCAGGCTTCTTTTTTGGAAGCGGAAGGCAGTACTAAGACCTTGACCGGCTGCCGGCCCAGCCGGAGCCCGGAGCCAGAGCCGGAGCCGGAGCTGGGCACAGCTGGGCACGcaggtggagccccgcctagggACGCCCCCGGGGATTGCACAAGGGCGCCGCCGCCCGGCTCTGAATCACAGCCACCACCGTGccatggaggcaggcagaggctgagCGACATGAGCCTTTCCACTTCTTCCTCCGACTCGCTGGAGTTCGACCGGAGCATGCCCCTGTATGGCTACGAGGCTGACACCACCAGCAGTCTGGAGGACTACGAAGGGGAGAGTGACCAGGAGACCATGGCACCTCCCATCAAGTCCAAAAAGAAGAGGAACAGCTCTTTTGTGCTGCCCAAGCTCGTCAAGTCCCAGTTGCGAAAGATGAGCGGGGTGTTCAGCTCCTTTATGACCCCTGAGAAGCGGATGGTCCGTAGGATCGCTGAGCTGTCCCGGGACAAATGCACCTATTTCGGGTGCCTGGTGCAGGACTACGTGAGCTTTctgaaggagaacaaggaatgccATGTGTCCAGCACTGACATGCTGCAGACCATCCGACAGTTTATGACCCAGGTCAAGAACTATTTGTCTCAGAGCTCCGAACTGGACCCCCCTATTGAGTCGCTGATCCCAGAAGACCAAATTG ATGTGGTGTTGGAGAAGGCCATGCACAAATGCATCTTGAAGCCCCTCAAGGGCCATGTGGAGGCCATGTTGAAGGACTTCCACACGGCTGATGGCTCATGGAAACAACTCAAGGAAAATCTGCaacttgtgaggcagaggaacCCACAGGAGCTGGGGGTCTTTGCCCCGACCCCTGACTTGGTGGACCTggagaaaatcaaagtgaaaTTCATGACCATGCAGAAGATGTAttcaccagaaaagaaagtcatgcTTCTGCTTCGGGTCTGCAAGCTCATCTACACTGTCATGGAGAACAACTCAG GGAGGATGTATGGTGCGGATGACTTCTTGCCAGTGCTGACCTATGTCATAGCTCAGTGTGACATGCTTGAATTGGACACTGAAATCGAGTACATGATGGAGCTCTTAGACCCATCACTGCTGCATGGAGAAG GAGGCTATTACTTGACAAGCGCCTATGGAGCCCTGTCTCTGATAAAGAATTTCCAAGAAGAACAAGCTGCGAGGCTGCTCagctcagaggccagagacacCCTGAGGCAGTGGCACAAGCGGAGAACCACCAACCGGACCATCCCCTCTGTAGATGACTTTCAG AATTACCTCCGAGTTGCCTTTCAAGAGGTCAACAGCGGATGCACGGGGAAGACCCTCCTTGTGAGACCGTACATCACCACAGAGGATGTGTGTCAGCTCTGTGCGGAGAAGTTTAAGGTGGAGGACCCTGAGGAATATAGCCTCTTTCTCTTCGTTGATGAAACATGGCAGCAGTTGGCAGAGGACACTTATCCTCAAAAGATCAAGGCTGAGCTGCACAGCCGGCCTCAACCCCATATATTCCACTTTGTCTACAGGCGAATCAAGAATGATCCTTACGGTGTGATTTTCCAGAATGGGGAAG
- the Rin2 gene encoding ras and Rab interactor 2 isoform X3 codes for MVRHKDDGYSEDKDGKMCPRDSGYDSLSNRLSILDRLLHTHPIWLQLSLSEEEAEEVLQNQPPGIFLVRKSSKMQKKVLSLRLPCEFGAPLKEFAIKESTYTFSLEGSGISFADLFRLIAFYCISRDVLPFTLKLPYAISTAKTESQLEELAQLGLNFWSSSADNKPPNSPPPHRPLSSAGICPASLRQLCLINGVHSIKTRTPSELECSQTNGALCFINPLFLKVHSQDLSTGPKRPSTRTPNANGTERPRSPPPRPPPPAINSLHTSPGLSRTEPQTSMPETVNHSKHGNVALLGTKPTPIPPPRLKKQASFLEAEGSTKTLTGCRPSRSPEPEPEPELGTAGHAGGAPPRDAPGDCTRAPPPGSESQPPPCHGGRQRLSDMSLSTSSSDSLEFDRSMPLYGYEADTTSSLEDYEGESDQETMAPPIKSKKKRNSSFVLPKLVKSQLRKMSGVFSSFMTPEKRMVRRIAELSRDKCTYFGCLVQDYVSFLKENKECHVSSTDMLQTIRQFMTQVKNYLSQSSELDPPIESLIPEDQIDVVLEKAMHKCILKPLKGHVEAMLKDFHTADGSWKQLKENLQLVRQRNPQELGVFAPTPDLVDLEKIKVKFMTMQKMYSPEKKVMLLLRVCKLIYTVMENNSGRMYGADDFLPVLTYVIAQCDMLELDTEIEYMMELLDPSLLHGEGGYYLTSAYGALSLIKNFQEEQAARLLSSEARDTLRQWHKRRTTNRTIPSVDDFQNYLRVAFQEVNSGCTGKTLLVRPYITTEDVCQLCAEKFKVEDPEEYSLFLFVDETWQQLAEDTYPQKIKAELHSRPQPHIFHFVYRRIKNDPYGVIFQNGEDLTPS; via the exons ATGGTGAGACACAAGGATGATGGCTATTCTGAAGACAAGGATGGGAAGATGTGTCCCCGAGACTCTGGCTATGACAGCCTCTCCAATAGGCTCAGCATTCTGGACCGGCTTCTCCACACCCATCCCATATGGCTGCAGCTGAGTCTGagtgaggaggaggcagaagaggttCTGCAGAACCAGCCTCCAGGG ATCTTTTTGGTTCGTAAATCCTCCAAAATGCAGAAGAAAGTCCTCTCCCTTCGCCTGCCCTGTGAATTTGGAGCACCGCTCAAGGAGTTTGCTATAAAGGAAAGCACATACA cctTTTCCCTGGAAGGCTCAGGAATCAGCTTTGCAGATTTATTCCGGCTCATTGCTTTCTACTGCATCAGCAG GGATGTTCTACCATTCACCTTGAAGTTGCCTTATGCTATTTCAACAGCCAAGACGGAGTCTCAGCTTGAAGAACTAGCCCAGCTGGGACTAA ATTTTTGGAGCTCCTCAGCTGACAACAAACCCCCAAACTCCCCACCTCCCCATAGGCCTCTCTCCTCAGCCGGCATCTGTCCTGCCTCCTTGCGTCAGCTCTGCCTTATAAATGGAGTGCATTCTATAAAAACCAGGACGCCTTCGGAGCTGGAGTGCAGCCAGACCAACGGAGCCTTGTGTTTTATTAATCCCCTTTTCTTGAAAGTGCACAGCCAGGACCTTAGCACAGGCCCAAAGCGGCCGAGCACAAGGACTCCCAACGCGAATGGCACGGAGAGGCCTCGGTCCCCCCCACCCAGGCCCCCGCCACCCGCTATTAATAGTCTGCACACAAGCCCTGGGCTATCCAGGACTGAACCCCAGACAAGCATGCCAGAAACAGTCAACCATAGCAAACATGGGAACGTAGCTCTGCTTGGAACAAAACCAACTCCCATCCCTCCACCCCGGTTGAAGAAGCAGGCTTCTTTTTTGGAAGCGGAAGGCAGTACTAAGACCTTGACCGGCTGCCGGCCCAGCCGGAGCCCGGAGCCAGAGCCGGAGCCGGAGCTGGGCACAGCTGGGCACGcaggtggagccccgcctagggACGCCCCCGGGGATTGCACAAGGGCGCCGCCGCCCGGCTCTGAATCACAGCCACCACCGTGccatggaggcaggcagaggctgagCGACATGAGCCTTTCCACTTCTTCCTCCGACTCGCTGGAGTTCGACCGGAGCATGCCCCTGTATGGCTACGAGGCTGACACCACCAGCAGTCTGGAGGACTACGAAGGGGAGAGTGACCAGGAGACCATGGCACCTCCCATCAAGTCCAAAAAGAAGAGGAACAGCTCTTTTGTGCTGCCCAAGCTCGTCAAGTCCCAGTTGCGAAAGATGAGCGGGGTGTTCAGCTCCTTTATGACCCCTGAGAAGCGGATGGTCCGTAGGATCGCTGAGCTGTCCCGGGACAAATGCACCTATTTCGGGTGCCTGGTGCAGGACTACGTGAGCTTTctgaaggagaacaaggaatgccATGTGTCCAGCACTGACATGCTGCAGACCATCCGACAGTTTATGACCCAGGTCAAGAACTATTTGTCTCAGAGCTCCGAACTGGACCCCCCTATTGAGTCGCTGATCCCAGAAGACCAAATTG ATGTGGTGTTGGAGAAGGCCATGCACAAATGCATCTTGAAGCCCCTCAAGGGCCATGTGGAGGCCATGTTGAAGGACTTCCACACGGCTGATGGCTCATGGAAACAACTCAAGGAAAATCTGCaacttgtgaggcagaggaacCCACAGGAGCTGGGGGTCTTTGCCCCGACCCCTGACTTGGTGGACCTggagaaaatcaaagtgaaaTTCATGACCATGCAGAAGATGTAttcaccagaaaagaaagtcatgcTTCTGCTTCGGGTCTGCAAGCTCATCTACACTGTCATGGAGAACAACTCAG GGAGGATGTATGGTGCGGATGACTTCTTGCCAGTGCTGACCTATGTCATAGCTCAGTGTGACATGCTTGAATTGGACACTGAAATCGAGTACATGATGGAGCTCTTAGACCCATCACTGCTGCATGGAGAAG GAGGCTATTACTTGACAAGCGCCTATGGAGCCCTGTCTCTGATAAAGAATTTCCAAGAAGAACAAGCTGCGAGGCTGCTCagctcagaggccagagacacCCTGAGGCAGTGGCACAAGCGGAGAACCACCAACCGGACCATCCCCTCTGTAGATGACTTTCAG AATTACCTCCGAGTTGCCTTTCAAGAGGTCAACAGCGGATGCACGGGGAAGACCCTCCTTGTGAGACCGTACATCACCACAGAGGATGTGTGTCAGCTCTGTGCGGAGAAGTTTAAGGTGGAGGACCCTGAGGAATATAGCCTCTTTCTCTTCGTTGATGAAACATGGCAGCAGTTGGCAGAGGACACTTATCCTCAAAAGATCAAGGCTGAGCTGCACAGCCGGCCTCAACCCCATATATTCCACTTTGTCTACAGGCGAATCAAGAATGATCCTTACGGTGTGATTTTCCAGAATGGGGAAG
- the Rin2 gene encoding ras and Rab interactor 2 isoform X2, with protein MDPFCILSMVRHKDDGYSEDKDGKMCPRDSGYDSLSNRLSILDRLLHTHPIWLQLSLSEEEAEEVLQNQPPGIFLVRKSSKMQKKVLSLRLPCEFGAPLKEFAIKESTYTFSLEGSGISFADLFRLIAFYCISRDVLPFTLKLPYAISTAKTESQLEELAQLGLNFWSSSADNKPPNSPPPHRPLSSAGICPASLRQLCLINGVHSIKTRTPSELECSQTNGALCFINPLFLKVHSQDLSTGPKRPSTRTPNANGTERPRSPPPRPPPPAINSLHTSPGLSRTEPQTSMPETVNHSKHGNVALLGTKPTPIPPPRLKKQASFLEAEGSTKTLTGCRPSRSPEPEPEPELGTAGHAGGAPPRDAPGDCTRAPPPGSESQPPPCHGGRQRLSDMSLSTSSSDSLEFDRSMPLYGYEADTTSSLEDYEGESDQETMAPPIKSKKKRNSSFVLPKLVKSQLRKMSGVFSSFMTPEKRMVRRIAELSRDKCTYFGCLVQDYVSFLKENKECHVSSTDMLQTIRQFMTQVKNYLSQSSELDPPIESLIPEDQIDVVLEKAMHKCILKPLKGHVEAMLKDFHTADGSWKQLKENLQLVRQRNPQELGVFAPTPDLVDLEKIKVKFMTMQKMYSPEKKVMLLLRVCKLIYTVMENNSGRMYGADDFLPVLTYVIAQCDMLELDTEIEYMMELLDPSLLHGEGGYYLTSAYGALSLIKNFQEEQAARLLSSEARDTLRQWHKRRTTNRTIPSVDDFQNYLRVAFQEVNSGCTGKTLLVRPYITTEDVCQLCAEKFKVEDPEEYSLFLFVDETWQQLAEDTYPQKIKAELHSRPQPHIFHFVYRRIKNDPYGVIFQNGEDLTPS; from the exons CATGGTGAGACACAAGGATGATGGCTATTCTGAAGACAAGGATGGGAAGATGTGTCCCCGAGACTCTGGCTATGACAGCCTCTCCAATAGGCTCAGCATTCTGGACCGGCTTCTCCACACCCATCCCATATGGCTGCAGCTGAGTCTGagtgaggaggaggcagaagaggttCTGCAGAACCAGCCTCCAGGG ATCTTTTTGGTTCGTAAATCCTCCAAAATGCAGAAGAAAGTCCTCTCCCTTCGCCTGCCCTGTGAATTTGGAGCACCGCTCAAGGAGTTTGCTATAAAGGAAAGCACATACA cctTTTCCCTGGAAGGCTCAGGAATCAGCTTTGCAGATTTATTCCGGCTCATTGCTTTCTACTGCATCAGCAG GGATGTTCTACCATTCACCTTGAAGTTGCCTTATGCTATTTCAACAGCCAAGACGGAGTCTCAGCTTGAAGAACTAGCCCAGCTGGGACTAA ATTTTTGGAGCTCCTCAGCTGACAACAAACCCCCAAACTCCCCACCTCCCCATAGGCCTCTCTCCTCAGCCGGCATCTGTCCTGCCTCCTTGCGTCAGCTCTGCCTTATAAATGGAGTGCATTCTATAAAAACCAGGACGCCTTCGGAGCTGGAGTGCAGCCAGACCAACGGAGCCTTGTGTTTTATTAATCCCCTTTTCTTGAAAGTGCACAGCCAGGACCTTAGCACAGGCCCAAAGCGGCCGAGCACAAGGACTCCCAACGCGAATGGCACGGAGAGGCCTCGGTCCCCCCCACCCAGGCCCCCGCCACCCGCTATTAATAGTCTGCACACAAGCCCTGGGCTATCCAGGACTGAACCCCAGACAAGCATGCCAGAAACAGTCAACCATAGCAAACATGGGAACGTAGCTCTGCTTGGAACAAAACCAACTCCCATCCCTCCACCCCGGTTGAAGAAGCAGGCTTCTTTTTTGGAAGCGGAAGGCAGTACTAAGACCTTGACCGGCTGCCGGCCCAGCCGGAGCCCGGAGCCAGAGCCGGAGCCGGAGCTGGGCACAGCTGGGCACGcaggtggagccccgcctagggACGCCCCCGGGGATTGCACAAGGGCGCCGCCGCCCGGCTCTGAATCACAGCCACCACCGTGccatggaggcaggcagaggctgagCGACATGAGCCTTTCCACTTCTTCCTCCGACTCGCTGGAGTTCGACCGGAGCATGCCCCTGTATGGCTACGAGGCTGACACCACCAGCAGTCTGGAGGACTACGAAGGGGAGAGTGACCAGGAGACCATGGCACCTCCCATCAAGTCCAAAAAGAAGAGGAACAGCTCTTTTGTGCTGCCCAAGCTCGTCAAGTCCCAGTTGCGAAAGATGAGCGGGGTGTTCAGCTCCTTTATGACCCCTGAGAAGCGGATGGTCCGTAGGATCGCTGAGCTGTCCCGGGACAAATGCACCTATTTCGGGTGCCTGGTGCAGGACTACGTGAGCTTTctgaaggagaacaaggaatgccATGTGTCCAGCACTGACATGCTGCAGACCATCCGACAGTTTATGACCCAGGTCAAGAACTATTTGTCTCAGAGCTCCGAACTGGACCCCCCTATTGAGTCGCTGATCCCAGAAGACCAAATTG ATGTGGTGTTGGAGAAGGCCATGCACAAATGCATCTTGAAGCCCCTCAAGGGCCATGTGGAGGCCATGTTGAAGGACTTCCACACGGCTGATGGCTCATGGAAACAACTCAAGGAAAATCTGCaacttgtgaggcagaggaacCCACAGGAGCTGGGGGTCTTTGCCCCGACCCCTGACTTGGTGGACCTggagaaaatcaaagtgaaaTTCATGACCATGCAGAAGATGTAttcaccagaaaagaaagtcatgcTTCTGCTTCGGGTCTGCAAGCTCATCTACACTGTCATGGAGAACAACTCAG GGAGGATGTATGGTGCGGATGACTTCTTGCCAGTGCTGACCTATGTCATAGCTCAGTGTGACATGCTTGAATTGGACACTGAAATCGAGTACATGATGGAGCTCTTAGACCCATCACTGCTGCATGGAGAAG GAGGCTATTACTTGACAAGCGCCTATGGAGCCCTGTCTCTGATAAAGAATTTCCAAGAAGAACAAGCTGCGAGGCTGCTCagctcagaggccagagacacCCTGAGGCAGTGGCACAAGCGGAGAACCACCAACCGGACCATCCCCTCTGTAGATGACTTTCAG AATTACCTCCGAGTTGCCTTTCAAGAGGTCAACAGCGGATGCACGGGGAAGACCCTCCTTGTGAGACCGTACATCACCACAGAGGATGTGTGTCAGCTCTGTGCGGAGAAGTTTAAGGTGGAGGACCCTGAGGAATATAGCCTCTTTCTCTTCGTTGATGAAACATGGCAGCAGTTGGCAGAGGACACTTATCCTCAAAAGATCAAGGCTGAGCTGCACAGCCGGCCTCAACCCCATATATTCCACTTTGTCTACAGGCGAATCAAGAATGATCCTTACGGTGTGATTTTCCAGAATGGGGAAG